A region of the Candidatus Binataceae bacterium genome:
ATCGCGCCGTAAGCGAGCCACGGCTTGGCGCCGTCGACCAGCGTTCTACTCATGGTCGCGGACCGCATGCGGGGAATTCTAACAGCGCGCCACGGTCAACAGAACGCGAAGGCTGGATTTGTTCGATTGAAGAGTCAGTGAATTGTGGGCGTCGTCCAGTTGGTCGCCCGTAGGTTTGTCGTCCCGAGCGACGTTGCGCGCGATGACGAAGCGAACTTTACGGTTTCGCCGGGCGCAGTGACGGATCTTTCTTTTTGCGCGGCGAGCGTTTTTTGGCGAGCTCCGGTTTGACGACGCCGTCCTGGTTGCCGCCTTGCAGGGCTATCACTTCGACGGGAGGGCGTGGTTTGCGGATGGTTGCCACGGTCTCGGCCAGCTCGATCGCGGGATTGGTCCGCGAACTGCCGGCGTCGATATCGATCACGCGCGCGATATCGCTCATCGAAATGAGGCCGACCAATACGCCCGCATTGTCGACTACCCCGAGGCGATGGATCTTCGCATCGCGCATTCTTTTCATCGCGAGCGAGATTGTGTCATCCACTGCGCATACGATGATCTTTTTGCTCATCGAATTCTGAATCGGAATGTGGAAGAGCGGGTGGCCCTGGGTGTACGCGGCCATCGCGATATCGCGATCCGTGACGACACCGACGAGGTGCCGCTCGAGGTCTACGACCGGCACCCATCCGCAATCGTATTCCCACATTATATGGGCAGCGTCGTTGAGGGTCGCATGAATGGGGCAACTCCTCACCTCGCTCGTCATTACATCGCCCACCTTTGTCCGAATCACCGTGCCTGCTCCTCGCTTTGATGCTGCATAGATTATTACTGATTCCAGGTGCGAAACGGATGCCTGCTCAGGTTGGAATTATAATAGCGCGGGTCGCCGGTTACTTCGCGATCGATCCAGTCGGGTATCTCGACTGATTCGTTCTCCGACTTGAGCTCGACCTCCGCCACGACGAGACCCTCGTTGTCGCCGCGAAAGCGATCCACTTCCCAGACGTGGCCGCTCAGCGGGATGCGATAGCGGATCTTGTCGATCGGCTTCACTTCGCTCAGGCGATCGAGGATCTCGCGTGCATCGTCGAGGGGGATTTCGTATTCGTACTCATCG
Encoded here:
- a CDS encoding CBS domain-containing protein, whose protein sequence is MIRTKVGDVMTSEVRSCPIHATLNDAAHIMWEYDCGWVPVVDLERHLVGVVTDRDIAMAAYTQGHPLFHIPIQNSMSKKIIVCAVDDTISLAMKRMRDAKIHRLGVVDNAGVLVGLISMSDIARVIDIDAGSSRTNPAIELAETVATIRKPRPPVEVIALQGGNQDGVVKPELAKKRSPRKKKDPSLRPAKP
- a CDS encoding CYTH domain-containing protein, which produces MAKEIERKFLVKPRDFDALAKGVEIRQGYLASSPTLSVRVRIYGDKGFVTIKGATKGASRDEYEYEIPLDDAREILDRLSEVKPIDKIRYRIPLSGHVWEVDRFRGDNEGLVVAEVELKSENESVEIPDWIDREVTGDPRYYNSNLSRHPFRTWNQ